The genomic window TCACAAACGGCCACCGCAGCGTTCAGTAGTCCACCGGGGTTGCCGCGCAGGTCCAGAATCAAAGCATCAAAATCATTGTCCAGTGTGCGCAACGCCCGTTCCATTTCGGCCGCGGTCTTTTCGCCAAAACTGGTGCAGCGGATCATTGCAATGCGGGGATGGTTGCGGACGCGATACACCCATTGGCTGTCTTCATCGCGATAGTCCCCGAGTACCGAGTCAAGCGGAATTTGCTCCCGCATCACTTGCAGCGTGACGTGTTCGCTGTCGTCTCGCAGAATTACGATTTTTACCTCGGTCCCGATCACCCCCCCCAACCGATCGCTGACCTCTCGCAGCGTGCTGGTGGACACGTCCTCGCCGTCGACTTTCAGGATCCGGTCGCCCGGCAAGACTCCGGCACGCAGCGCGGGCGAGCCCACCAAGGGGGTAATCACACGGACCGGCGTGTTCGGCTCGGGTTGTTCCACCAAGACTCCAATCCCGGCGAACTCCTGCGCCAAACTCTGCTCGAACTGGGCAAAACTTTCCGGAGGAATAAACTGACTGTGTTCGTCCAGCTCGGTTTGCAGCCCCTTCATGGCCGATTCCAGCAGTTGCCGATGATCGACCGGATCGACGTAGTACTTTTCGATCTTGTCGATCGCGTCGCCGACAATCAGCGCGCTGTGGGTGCGGCGGGCCGTGATATGGCACAACACCGAAACCACGACGACGAGCAACAGAATGTGGTAATTTCGCAAAGGCATATCGATATCCTACCCGGACGCGTTCCGCTCGACAGCCACCCCGCGTAGGATGTTGTGCAAGCGTATCTTTTGGATTCTAGCGATAACGAAGCAGGCTTAGAGGAATATGACCAGCGACGCAGGCAAACGCATCTTAATGATCGTGGGCGATTACGTGGAGGACTACGAGGCCATGGTACCGCTGCAGATCCTGCAGTGTGCCGGACACGAGGTGGCCACGGTCTGCCCGGACAAGCAGGCTGGCGACTGGGTGGCCACGGCGATCCACGATTTTGAAGGGCAGCAAACCTACAGCGAGAAACCCGGACATCGCTTCGCCATCAACAGCGATTTTCAATCCCTGCAAGCGGAAGCGTTCGATGCTTTGGTGATCCCCGGCGGGCGGGCGCCGGAGTACCTGCGGCTGAATGCCCGCGTGCTGGAAATCGTGCGGCACTTCTTTGAAGCCAACAAACCGGTCGCGGCGATTTGTCACGGCCCCCAGATATTGGCCGCCGCCGGTGTGCTGTCAGGCCGCCAATGCAGCTGCTACCCGGCCTGCAGCCCCGAAGTCACCGGAGCCGGCGGCACCTACATGGACCCCGCCGCAACGATGGATTCGGCGCACGTCGATGGCAACCTGGTGACCGCGCCCGCTTGGCCCGCTCACCCCGCCTGGATGCGAGCCTTTCTAAATCTTCTGTAGCCTTGCCCCGTAGCTACGCTCGCCAGAGCGTGGGGCGGTCCACACGGGCCGGGGACCCATGCTACGAGCGGCGCAATCGTAGCTACGCTCGCCAGAGCGTGGGGCGGTCCACACGGGCCGGGGGCCCATGCTACGAGCGGCGCAATCGTAGCTACGCTCGCCAGAGTGTGGGGCGGTCCACACGGGCCGGGGCCCATGCTACGAGCGGCGCAATCGTAGCTACGCTCGCCAGAGCGTGGGGTTGGAGTCCAGGCTTGAGCGCATCTGCGAAGCGGCGCAAGCTTGGACTGCAGCGTGAAACCGCGTTCCCAGACTGGAGCCTAGGCTACGTGGCCAACTTCTGATTATCGATTAAACGCGTTGAGCCGACGCGGGCGGCGATCAATGCGATCGCTTCCTCGTCGGCGTGCACGGACGGTTGCAGCGTTTGCGAATTCACGACCACGGCGTACTCGACGCTGTCGATCCCCGCGTTCTCCAATTCAGCTCGCATCAGCTGTTCCAAAACCTTCGTGCCCCGCTGCCCGTCTTGATAGGCTTTGCAGGCTACCGTCAGCGCCCGATGCAAACCCAACGCACGGCGGCGTTCGTCATCGGACAGATATCGGTTGCGTGAACTGAGCGCCAAGCCATCGGGTTCGCGGACCGTGGGACAAATCTCGATCTCGATGCCAAAATCCAGTTCGCGATTCATTGTCTGCAACACGCGAGCTTGTTGATAATCCTTGTGTCCGAAGAAGGCGTGCGTGCAGGGCAGAATGTGAAACAGTTTGGTGACCACGGTGGTGACGCCGCGAAAGTGATCCGGTCGTCGCTCCCCTTCCAAACAGAGAGCCACATCGGGCGGTTGCACGTACGTGGAAAAGTCCTCCGCGTACATCTCATCCACCGCCGGCACAAACACCGCATCGACGCCCGCATCGCGCAACAGACGCAGGTCGTTTTCCAAAGTGCGCGGGTAGCGATCCAGATCTTCACCAGGAGCGAACTGGGTGGGATTGACAAAAATCGTGGCCACCGTGACGTCGCAGCGCTGCACCGCACGCTTCGCCAAACTGATATGCCCGGCGTGCAGCGCGCCCATCGTGGGGACCAATCCAAGAGACCGCTGTTCGCAGCGCTGATGCATGACCCAGCGGCGGGCCGCGGTTTTATTGTTCAAAACTTCCATGCTGGGCAAGCGTCTATTCGCTGGCGGTGGCTTGTTCCAGAACT from Roseimaritima ulvae includes these protein-coding regions:
- a CDS encoding DJ-1/PfpI family protein: MTSDAGKRILMIVGDYVEDYEAMVPLQILQCAGHEVATVCPDKQAGDWVATAIHDFEGQQTYSEKPGHRFAINSDFQSLQAEAFDALVIPGGRAPEYLRLNARVLEIVRHFFEANKPVAAICHGPQILAAAGVLSGRQCSCYPACSPEVTGAGGTYMDPAATMDSAHVDGNLVTAPAWPAHPAWMRAFLNLL
- the panC gene encoding pantoate--beta-alanine ligase, encoding MKKFWNKPPPANRRLPSMEVLNNKTAARRWVMHQRCEQRSLGLVPTMGALHAGHISLAKRAVQRCDVTVATIFVNPTQFAPGEDLDRYPRTLENDLRLLRDAGVDAVFVPAVDEMYAEDFSTYVQPPDVALCLEGERRPDHFRGVTTVVTKLFHILPCTHAFFGHKDYQQARVLQTMNRELDFGIEIEICPTVREPDGLALSSRNRYLSDDERRRALGLHRALTVACKAYQDGQRGTKVLEQLMRAELENAGIDSVEYAVVVNSQTLQPSVHADEEAIALIAARVGSTRLIDNQKLAT